The following proteins come from a genomic window of Pirellula staleyi DSM 6068:
- a CDS encoding radical SAM protein: MIGPTPHRDYTFLGLTQSLCPDCLAVVPAKIVTYGSRVYFRKTCPTHGLREDFICSDVKWYDRMEYSLPAKLPKQVGVDAKQGCPLDCGLCTEHEQHTCVGLVEVTSSCNLTCPMCYASSAPGGKHTSVDDCKLAIDRLVAVEGRADVCQLSGGEPTIHPELETIVDYALAQPIDYVMINTNGIRFASDPALVEFIRQRRERMEIYFQLDGLNDEIALKLRGEKLLERKIKALDALEAAGIHVTLVATLQAGVNDDQIGALVQFGLARKNVTGISFQPATYSGRHVLPEELEKRITFPDVIKAVAKQTGGMFTEEDFLPLPCAHPNCHQVAFAYRSEQKTLPVTRFIDAKSNLDLLANGISFTREKSKQLLMTYLSRQSCCEGGDCTAEPEESQPQLMQLSSAMLPSPAMSLPMAMPEAQPMSDDERIAGEFFGGILAGKLGARDLFRITITSFLDAYNFDVRRVMKCCTHHVLPSGHVIPFCAYNVLYRPGYVSLPELTRVSQELQQIAREEEAARR, encoded by the coding sequence ATGATTGGCCCAACGCCTCACCGCGACTACACATTTCTGGGACTGACGCAAAGTCTTTGTCCCGATTGCCTCGCGGTTGTACCAGCAAAGATCGTGACCTACGGCAGCCGCGTTTACTTTCGCAAAACCTGCCCGACACATGGACTGCGCGAGGACTTCATTTGCAGCGATGTGAAGTGGTATGACCGGATGGAGTACTCGCTCCCCGCGAAGCTGCCCAAGCAGGTGGGAGTCGATGCCAAGCAAGGTTGCCCACTCGACTGTGGACTTTGCACCGAGCATGAGCAGCACACGTGCGTCGGGCTCGTCGAGGTGACGAGCAGCTGCAATCTCACTTGTCCGATGTGCTATGCCTCGAGCGCGCCAGGGGGGAAGCATACGTCGGTCGACGATTGCAAACTGGCGATCGATCGGCTGGTAGCGGTGGAAGGCCGCGCCGATGTGTGTCAGCTTTCGGGCGGGGAACCGACGATCCATCCCGAGCTCGAAACGATCGTCGACTATGCCCTCGCGCAGCCGATCGACTACGTGATGATCAACACCAACGGCATTCGTTTTGCGAGTGATCCGGCGCTGGTGGAGTTTATCAGGCAGCGGCGCGAACGGATGGAAATCTACTTTCAGCTCGACGGCTTGAATGACGAAATCGCCCTGAAATTGCGGGGCGAAAAGCTTCTCGAGCGAAAAATCAAAGCACTCGATGCGCTCGAAGCGGCCGGGATTCATGTGACTCTGGTCGCAACGCTACAAGCGGGAGTGAACGACGATCAAATCGGAGCGCTCGTGCAGTTTGGTCTCGCGCGGAAGAATGTCACCGGGATCAGTTTTCAGCCAGCTACCTACTCAGGCCGGCATGTCTTGCCCGAGGAACTTGAGAAACGGATCACGTTTCCCGATGTGATCAAAGCGGTTGCCAAACAGACCGGTGGGATGTTTACCGAAGAAGATTTTTTGCCACTTCCGTGCGCACATCCCAACTGTCATCAAGTCGCATTTGCCTACCGCAGTGAGCAGAAGACGTTGCCAGTCACGCGGTTCATCGATGCCAAGTCGAATCTCGATTTGCTGGCGAACGGCATTAGTTTTACGCGAGAAAAATCGAAGCAGTTGCTGATGACCTACCTCAGTCGCCAAAGTTGCTGCGAAGGGGGCGATTGCACGGCTGAACCCGAGGAGAGTCAGCCGCAGCTAATGCAGTTGTCGAGTGCCATGCTGCCGAGTCCCGCGATGTCACTTCCGATGGCGATGCCAGAGGCGCAGCCCATGAGTGACGACGAGCGCATCGCGGGCGAGTTCTTTGGTGGCATCTTGGCTGGAAAACTGGGGGCCCGCGATCTGTTTCGGATCACGATCACGAGTTTTCTCGATGCGTATAACTTCGATGTCAGACGCGTGATGAAGTGTTGCACGCACCACGTTTTGCCGAGCGGTCACGTGATTCCGTTTTGTGCTTACAACGTGCTCTATCGACCCGGATATGTGTCGCTCCCTGAACTGACACGTGTTAGTCAAGAGCTGCAGCAGATCGCGCGTGAAGAAGAGGCGGCACGACGGTGA
- a CDS encoding lactate utilization protein → MTSNSHASDTDTRPGTSRKTFLARVKQAAQSGRAYRVHTDPAAEKAGYVGVPENEDLCERLASEIRAVGGEPHLAASDADAIRCTQSILQNHAAAGTLLWKHPLLTRLGIQELATKLGTVTHSADQLASLPPEERRKVALACSLGITSCELAIAETGTLVMAGYPGRERSVSLLPPMHLAIVERSQIVPDLIDAIAEFSRRGHDTLPSNVTLITGPSKTGDIELQLTTGVHGPGRWLVLILTQ, encoded by the coding sequence ATGACGAGCAACTCGCACGCCTCCGATACCGATACGCGCCCCGGCACTTCGCGCAAAACCTTTCTTGCCCGGGTGAAACAGGCTGCCCAGTCAGGTCGCGCCTATCGCGTTCACACCGATCCCGCCGCTGAGAAAGCGGGCTATGTCGGTGTTCCCGAAAACGAAGATCTGTGCGAGCGACTAGCCAGCGAAATTCGCGCGGTTGGTGGCGAGCCTCATCTCGCAGCCAGCGACGCCGACGCCATTCGCTGTACGCAGTCGATTTTGCAAAACCACGCCGCTGCGGGGACATTGCTTTGGAAGCATCCCCTGCTGACTCGACTCGGCATCCAAGAACTTGCGACGAAACTCGGCACCGTCACTCACTCGGCCGATCAACTCGCCAGCCTTCCGCCTGAGGAGCGACGCAAAGTGGCGCTCGCTTGTTCGCTCGGCATCACCAGCTGCGAACTCGCGATTGCGGAAACTGGCACCCTCGTCATGGCCGGATATCCAGGACGCGAACGCTCCGTATCGCTCCTCCCTCCGATGCACCTGGCAATCGTCGAGCGATCGCAAATTGTCCCCGACCTCATCGACGCCATCGCCGAGTTCTCGCGCCGCGGACACGATACCCTTCCAAGCAACGTCACACTCATCACCGGCCCGAGTAAAACCGGCGATATCGAACTGCAACTCACCACCGGTGTGCACGGACCAGGACGCTGGCTCGTCCTGATCCTCACGCAGTAA
- a CDS encoding prolipoprotein diacylglyceryl transferase, with the protein MRHDPRYSLWMLAALVVCSLLLRSRQKKLPLDPLQKLGLGLGAFCGAMIFAKLPYTFLGEGPLDLTSWMSDGKTILMGIVGGYLGGELAKWSLDIRVKTGDTFAVPVAVAVALGRIACYVGGCCFGQPTKLPWGVVFPTAGDALARHPTQLYEATFHLLAAAILWYLERRKLLERQRLKLYILAYLAYRFVTEFIRPEAKVFAALTAYQWLALVLVPIFIALWYYDQKQLSAERQLLEEPAV; encoded by the coding sequence GTGAGGCACGATCCGCGCTATTCACTCTGGATGCTCGCGGCGCTGGTGGTCTGTAGTCTGCTGTTGCGCTCGCGGCAGAAGAAGCTTCCCCTCGATCCGCTGCAAAAACTGGGGCTCGGACTCGGGGCCTTTTGTGGGGCGATGATTTTTGCCAAGTTGCCCTACACATTTTTGGGCGAGGGGCCACTCGATTTGACGAGCTGGATGTCCGATGGCAAAACGATTCTGATGGGAATTGTGGGGGGCTATCTCGGAGGGGAGCTGGCCAAGTGGTCGCTCGACATTCGTGTGAAAACGGGGGATACCTTCGCGGTTCCGGTCGCCGTGGCAGTCGCCTTAGGAAGGATCGCCTGCTACGTGGGTGGCTGCTGTTTTGGACAACCAACCAAACTTCCGTGGGGCGTTGTTTTTCCGACCGCCGGCGATGCGCTCGCGCGACATCCGACGCAGCTGTACGAAGCGACGTTTCACTTGCTTGCCGCCGCAATTTTGTGGTACCTGGAGCGCAGAAAGCTCCTCGAGCGTCAACGCCTCAAACTCTACATCCTGGCCTATCTGGCGTATCGCTTCGTGACCGAATTCATCCGTCCCGAAGCCAAGGTGTTCGCCGCGCTGACAGCCTATCAATGGCTCGCGCTTGTGCTGGTTCCGATCTTCATTGCGCTATGGTACTACGACCAAAAACAACTGAGCGCGGAGCGTCAACTGCTGGAAGAGCCAGCGGTCTAA